A genomic segment from Candidatus Binatus sp. encodes:
- a CDS encoding glycine zipper domain-containing protein: MAAAIVTAVGCSGEPLSTREKGTFLGTGIGAATGAIIGAAVGAPGAGAAIGAGVGALGGYAVGNEMQNREKQQAQTQSQLSSQQREIQQQQQQIQQLKSQQETQ, encoded by the coding sequence GTGGCAGCGGCAATTGTCACCGCCGTGGGATGTTCAGGGGAGCCGCTGTCGACGCGGGAAAAAGGCACCTTCCTTGGGACGGGCATTGGCGCTGCAACTGGCGCTATAATCGGAGCAGCGGTCGGCGCTCCGGGCGCGGGCGCAGCAATCGGAGCGGGCGTCGGCGCGCTTGGCGGATACGCTGTCGGCAACGAGATGCAGAATCGGGAAAAGCAGCAGGCGCAAACTCAGTCTCAGCTCAGTTCCCAGCAGCGTGAGATCCAGCAGCAGCAACAGCAGATTCAACAACTCAAATCGCAGCAGGAGACCCAATAG
- a CDS encoding glycine zipper domain-containing protein, translated as MLRHKIVTASFALAAVFVIAGCSGSPLSTREKGTLGGAGLGAATGAIIGAAVGAPGAGAAIGAGLGGVTGFAVGNEMQNREQQQAQTQSQLSSQQREIQQQQQQIQQLKSQQETE; from the coding sequence ATGCTGAGACACAAAATTGTGACGGCATCCTTCGCGCTTGCCGCCGTGTTTGTGATCGCAGGATGCTCGGGCTCTCCGCTTTCGACGCGCGAGAAAGGCACGCTCGGCGGCGCGGGCCTCGGCGCGGCGACCGGCGCGATCATCGGCGCTGCGGTGGGCGCTCCCGGCGCGGGCGCGGCGATCGGCGCGGGCCTCGGCGGCGTCACCGGATTTGCAGTCGGCAACGAGATGCAGAATCGGGAACAGCAGCAGGCGCAAACTCAGTCTCAGCTCAGTTCCCAGCAGCGTGAGATCCAGCAGCAGCAACAGCAGATTCAACAACTCAAATCGCAGCAGGAAACCGAATAA
- a CDS encoding glycine zipper domain-containing protein, translating into MYTTKGMIASIALAAALFITGCSGQPLSTREKGTLGGAALGAGAGAIVGAAVGSPGAGAAIGAGLGGVTGYAVGSSMQNTENANAQTQSQVQQQQQQLEQQRQQIQQLKSQQETE; encoded by the coding sequence ATGTACACAACCAAAGGAATGATCGCGAGCATTGCGCTGGCGGCCGCTCTTTTCATTACAGGATGTTCAGGTCAGCCGCTCTCGACTCGTGAAAAAGGCACGCTCGGCGGCGCGGCTCTCGGCGCAGGCGCGGGCGCAATCGTCGGCGCGGCGGTCGGATCGCCCGGCGCAGGCGCGGCGATCGGCGCGGGCCTCGGCGGCGTGACGGGCTACGCAGTCGGCAGCTCGATGCAGAATACCGAGAACGCCAACGCGCAGACGCAGTCGCAGGTCCAGCAGCAGCAGCAGCAACTCGAGCAGCAGCGACAGCAGATTCAGCAGCTAAAGTCGCAGCAGGAGACCGAGTAA
- a CDS encoding glycine zipper domain-containing protein, translated as MHKFDRIIAAMALAGAVMIAGCSGTPLSTREKGTLGGAAIGAGTGAIIGAAVGSPGAGAAIGGALGGVTGYAVGNSMQNQENVNAQTQTQVSEQQREIERQRQQIRQLKSQQETE; from the coding sequence ATGCACAAATTCGATCGGATTATCGCAGCGATGGCGCTGGCGGGCGCCGTGATGATCGCCGGATGCTCCGGGACTCCGCTTTCAACGCGTGAAAAGGGCACTCTCGGCGGCGCGGCGATCGGCGCGGGCACTGGCGCGATCATCGGTGCGGCGGTCGGCTCTCCCGGCGCGGGCGCCGCGATCGGCGGTGCGCTCGGCGGCGTGACGGGCTACGCGGTCGGCAACTCGATGCAGAACCAGGAGAACGTCAACGCGCAAACTCAGACACAAGTGTCCGAGCAGCAGCGCGAGATCGAACGCCAGCGCCAGCAGATCCGGCAATTGAAGTCGCAGCAGGAAACCGAATAG
- a CDS encoding methylated-DNA--[protein]-cysteine S-methyltransferase, whose product MSTNQATNKSASAPAIDARALDDMISTAHRGIARAMKDIRRPAARVGVVPSPLGKLLIAESDRGLATIHYLFISDADRPLAMLRKRFDLIENQASTERIGAEIKRYFDGDASVMSRRVDLSVVESEFQRRALTALQKVPAGSVITYQGLAAAVGKPDSQRAIGNTMASNPLPIVVPCHRVVKSDGSIGNYGGGVDNKIKLLRAEGFKVGRDLRLPQQAVLGHSQTHIFCRPDCSAAKRANPSRMLIFADPDCASHAGLRPCKLCRPA is encoded by the coding sequence ATGAGTACTAATCAAGCAACCAACAAATCCGCATCGGCGCCGGCGATCGACGCTCGCGCGCTCGACGACATGATCAGCACGGCGCATCGCGGAATCGCGCGCGCGATGAAGGATATCCGGCGGCCCGCGGCGCGCGTCGGCGTGGTGCCGTCGCCGCTCGGCAAGCTGCTGATCGCGGAGAGCGATCGCGGTTTGGCAACTATTCATTACTTGTTCATCAGCGACGCGGATCGTCCGCTCGCGATGCTCCGCAAGCGTTTCGACCTGATCGAAAATCAAGCCAGCACTGAGCGAATTGGCGCCGAGATCAAGCGCTACTTCGACGGCGATGCGAGCGTGATGTCACGCCGCGTGGATTTGAGCGTGGTCGAGAGCGAGTTTCAGCGCCGCGCGCTGACGGCGTTACAAAAGGTGCCGGCCGGTTCGGTGATCACGTACCAGGGCCTGGCCGCGGCGGTGGGCAAGCCCGACAGCCAGCGCGCGATCGGCAACACGATGGCGTCGAATCCGCTTCCGATCGTGGTGCCGTGTCATCGGGTGGTGAAGTCCGACGGATCGATCGGCAACTACGGCGGCGGCGTCGACAATAAAATCAAGTTGCTGCGCGCGGAAGGGTTCAAAGTCGGGCGCGATCTGAGATTGCCGCAGCAGGCTGTGCTGGGGCATTCGCAGACGCACATTTTCTGCCGGCCGGATTGCTCGGCGGCGAAGCGCGCGAATCCGTCGCGGATGCTGATCTTCGCCGATCCGGACTGCGCGTCGCACGCGGGGCTTCGGCCGTGCAAGCTTTGCCGTCCGGCGTGA